The sequence below is a genomic window from Pleurocapsa sp. PCC 7327.
GCGCCTGCTGCCCCGGCTGCTTTTGCCATCTCGATGTCTCCCTGAGAATCCCCCACCATCAAGGTGGCGTTCGGTTCGACACCCAAAGCATGACAAGCTTTCACAAACAAAGCCGGATCGGGTTTGCTCAGTCCACAATCGGCACCCATCATCAACTGGATATAGCTTGATAATTGATGGCGAGTGACAAACGATTTTATGCCTGCCGTAGAGTCAGCCGACAGGATCCCCAGCTTTAACCCGGCTTCTGAGAGGAATTTTAAGACTTCTAGGCTGCCAGCGAATAGAGGAGAAGTCTCCGATCTGTCTGGGAGATACTTGTCTGCTTCGGTAAAAGCATTACGCGCGATCGCTAGCGATTCAAACCAACTGCGCCCCGTCTCTGCAATATAAGCTGCCGCTGCAATTTCGTTTTCTTGGCGACTGCCTACTGCCATTAATCCCGTCGGATCGAGGGTATTATTTTGTATGCCAAACGCCATCAGTAAGGGATCGCCAATTCTCGGAATCTGAGCATCTATCAGGCGTGCCCGTTTATATGCTAGCTCTCGTAAGAAAGATTGCGAATCTTCTAGCGTGCCATCTTTATCGAACAAAATCGCTTTAATATTAGAAAATTCACGATTTCCACAGCGAATAGTTACCACGACTTCTTCCTGACTCCATCTATAAGTCTATCGTCTCATCTCGGCGCGATCGCCTCAGATAATACCAAGTTGCACTCAAAGATAATAGCTGTTATTCTGAGCGATAGCGAAGATCCGAGATCCTTCGTTATCGCGACGATGACATTTTTGGACGCAACTTAGTAGAAGTTCCGAAAATTCCTCATTCTCTGGGATTCCAAAGCCATTGTTGCTCGGTTAAATTTTTCAGCTCGTCGAACAACATTGCCTCAGCTTCTTCTTCAGAAAGCCTTTGTATTTCTGTTATAGCTGAATTGCGATCTTCGCCTTTAATTTCTCTCTCTACTTTACTAGAGGTTGGGGAAAGGATTTTTTTGTCTAAATAATCGGCGATCGCGGCTATGGTTGGATAATCAAAAATTAAGGTAGAAGGCAAAGTACATTGCAAACTCGTTTGCAGTTTATTTCTGAGTTCTACAGATGAGAGGGAATCTATCCCCAATTCGGTAAGTCCTCGATCGATGTCTATAGACTCTGGTGGCTCGATTCCAAGGATTCCCGCGATATGAGAGCGGATACAATCGATTAAAAGACCATTACGATCGCTTGTCGTCGCTGCTTCTAATTGTTGCAGAAACTTGGATGGCTGCCGTATTTTTTCCTCAGAGGCAGGCATAACCTCTTTAAAGAATGAAAATGCCTCATCATTAGGAAGTTGCTTGAGAAACGCCGACCAATCTATCGGCAATACGCCAATCTGCGTAATATCGCGAGCGAGTAATTCTTCTAGGATTTGTAAGCCTTGTTCTGGCTGAATTGCAGTTATTCCTTGTTGCACGAGTCGATCGCGATCGCGATCTGCTAACCGGGCAGCCATTCCTACACTCGACCAACTTCCCCAGTTAATACTCAATCCAGGAAGCCCCAGCGATCGGCGATAATGGGCTAGGACATCTAAAAATGCATTAGCGGCACAATAGTTGCCTTGCCCCGCACAACCAACAACAGAAGCAGCGGAAGAAAACATGACAAAGAAATCCAGCGGATAATTTTGGGTGGCTAAATGCAGATTCCAAGCACCTTGTACTTTAGGCGCCATAACTTGTTGAAAACGCTCCCAACTTTGCTGTATCAACACGCCATCATCGAGGATTCCAGCCGCATGAATAATGCCCCTTAACTGGATTTTGGATTTTCGATTTTGGCGAAGCCGCCGCACGCTCCCGGAACCGCTTCCGGGAGAACGGCGGATTTTGGATTGAATTTTCTGATAGAAAGCAATGATTTGCGCCACATCCTCTGGATTGGAGGCATCGGCTTGCACTACATCAACCCTAGCGCCTGCTTTCTCCAGTTGGCTAATTGTTTCTCGTGCTGCTTGGGAAGCACCGCTACGTCCCACTAAAACCAAGTTTCTCGCGCCTCGATCGACCATCCAGCGAGCAACTTGTAATCCTATTCCACTCAACCCGCCAGTAATTAAATAGGCACTATCATTTCTAATTTGTGAATTTTGAGAAACGACAATTTTCCCAATATGCTTTGCCTGCTGCATGTAGCGGAAAGCATCGACAACGCGATCGTGCGAAAATACTTTATATAATAAAGGTTTGAGACTGCCTGCTTGAAATTGCTGCATCAATTGACACAGGATCGATTGAATCAGGTCTGGTTGTTGTTGCGTTATCCGAACTAGATCGACAAGGAAATAAGAGATATCGGGTTTTAATCGAGCGACTTGCTTGGCATCCCATACGTCATTTTTGCCGATTT
It includes:
- a CDS encoding HAD family hydrolase, whose product is MVTIRCGNREFSNIKAILFDKDGTLEDSQSFLRELAYKRARLIDAQIPRIGDPLLMAFGIQNNTLDPTGLMAVGSRQENEIAAAAYIAETGRSWFESLAIARNAFTEADKYLPDRSETSPLFAGSLEVLKFLSEAGLKLGILSADSTAGIKSFVTRHQLSSYIQLMMGADCGLSKPDPALFVKACHALGVEPNATLMVGDSQGDIEMAKAAGAAGAIGICWGNPEAAHLETADVAIAQLDEIQII